From Mesorhizobium sp. Pch-S:
GCCGCCGGAGCGCAACGCCAGCCCGGCTTTCGTCGAGACGAGCGTCGGCATCGTGCAGACGATGGTCGAGGTCGGGCTGCCGAAGAACTAGACTTTCGACAGTGACCCCATAGCGCCAGGCCTGCGAAATCCTGCACCCAATTCACGGGTAGCGCGGCCCGGCCTTTTCGCCATTTCGCCAAAAAACGACAACCTGCCCCTCCCTCCCTTCTGACCCGGCTCGCTCCGGGTACGGCTCCTCCGCAGACGCGAAAAATTCAAGACGCATGACTTTTCATTCAAGTCACTTGACAATCACTCATCATAGTTGAATCCTTCACGTGCTAAGTTTCTGACTTTGCACAAATGGGAGGGGAAAAATGAAAACGACCAGGCGTATGTTCCTGGCCGGCGCGACCGCGCTTGGCGCAGGCTCACTCATCGTCGGACCGACAGGCAAAATGGGCCGCGCCTTCGCGCAAGACGGCAAGACCTTGTCCTTCGCGGCGGCCGGCACCGTCACCAGCAGCTGGGACCCGAGCTCCCACACGGTAGCACCGCAGATCACCGCCGAAGGCTTCCTGTTCGGCCATCTGACCAAGTGCCCGATGACACCCGAAAATCCGGGCGAGATCCTTCCCGACCTCGCGGTCGAATGGAAGGTGATCGACCCGTTCACCCTGGAGTACAAGCTGCGCCAGGGCGTCACTTTCCACGACGGCAAGGAGTTCAAGGCCGAAGACGTCAAGGCGACCTACGAATATGCCTCACAGCCGAGCCGGCCTGCTTCGGCCTGGTATCCGGGGCAGGTCGAGGTCGAGATCGTCGACGACTACACAGTACGCCTGAAGACCGAGAAGTTCGGCTATCCGGCGCTGAATTTCTGGTATGTCTCCGCCTTCCTGCCGATCCTGTCGGCCAAGGATATCGCCAATCCGGACATGCTCAAGCAGCGGCCGAACGGCACAGGGCCCTTCCGCTACGAAGCGACCAAGGGCGACCAGATCATCTTCAAGGCGTTCGACAAATTCCATGACGGCAAGCCGCAGATCGAGACCGTGCTGTGGAACTACGTGCCCGACGCCAACACGCGCGTGCTTGGCCTGCTCAACGGCCAGTACCACCTGACCGAGCGCCTGGAGCCCGAGCAGTTTGCCTCGCTTTCCAAGGAGGCCAGCATCACCACGCAGCGCGGCCTCTCCAGCGAAAACAAATACCTGCATTTCCGCTGCAACAAGCCGCCTTTCGACGACGTGCGCGTGCGCCTGGCGGCGGTCCATGCCATCGACCGAGAACAGGTCCTGGCGGTGGTCGGCGATGCGGGACAGGCCTCCAATTGCCACATCTCGCCGGTGAAATTCGGCTACACCGACGTTGCCACCTATCCGAAGTTCGACCCGGAACTCAGCCAGAAGCTTCTTGCCGAAGCGGGCTTCCCGAAAGGCCAGGGCCTGCCGGAGATCGAATACATCACCTCGGTCGGCTTCTATCCGAAGACCCGCGAATATGGCGAACTGATCACCGCCATGCTGCAGGAACAGGGCTTCCCGGTGAAGCTGACGACGCTCGAGCCGGCGGCCTGGGAAGAACAGCTCTACCGGCGCGCCGACGGCCAGGGCCCGGGCCACATCGTCGATGTCGGCTGGATCACCGGTTCGCCGGAGCCCGACCTGGTGCTGCGCCCGAACTACCTGTCGAAATTCGCGCTGATCAACGGTGTTTCCGACCCCGAGATCGATGCGGCCCTCGACAAGGAGCGCAATGCCGCTTCGACCGACGAACGGCTGAAGATCCTGCAGACGGAGACCCTGCCGCTGATCGCCGCCAAGGTGCCGAGCATCTCGCTGTTCTCTTCGGTGTTCCTCAGGGCAATGTCGAAGAACCTGCAGGGTGTCTACTTCTACCCGAACGGCCCGATCGATCTCAGCAAGGCGACACTCGCCTGAACCTGGCAGACGCGTGCGGCACCGCTGGTGCCGCACGTCACTTTGTCTCGCGCATGGTCTTCGGGATCATGCTCCGCGCGGCGCCGGTCGATCCGGCCGCCGGCTGCCTTGCTGCCTGAGAAAGAGTTCATGGCATTCGCGATCGAATTTTTCCTGCGACGCATCGGCCAGGGTCTGGTCATCGTGCTTCTCGTCGCCTTCGTGATTTTCACATTGCTGCGCATTGTGCCTGGCGATCCGATCCGCATCATCCTCGGACCGATGACACCGGCCAGCGTGCTCGAGGAAACGGCCAGGAACCTCGGCCTGCGCGATCCGATCCTCGTCCAGTTCGGCCGCTTCGTGACGCAGGTGGCGAGCGGCGATCTCGGACGGTCGTTCATCCGCGGCGTCCAGGGTGGCAGCACCGGAGGGTCGCAGGACAGCGCTGGTTTCGATCCGGAAAGCCGGGCTTCGGTCGCCGAGCTGATCGGCACCGCCCTGCCTTACAGCCTGCAGCTTGCCGCTCTCGGCATCGCCTTTACCTTGCTGGTCTCGGTGCCGATCGGCCTCGCTGCCGGCCTGCGCAGCGGGCGCTGGCCGGACCGGCTCGGCCTCTATGTCAGTTCCTTCCTGGTATCGCTGCCCAACATCTGGGTCGGCGTGGTGCTGATCTTCCTGCTCTCGGCCAAGACCGGCCTGCTGCCGGCGATCGGCTACAAGGGTTTTGCCTATACGATCATCCCGGCGATGGTACTGGCCATCGAGCTGTCGCCGGTGCTGATCCGCGCCATCTCCGTTTCGGTCGCCGCCAATCTCGGCGAGACCTATTTCGACGTCGGCCTGGTGCGCGGCCTGTCGCGACGCGCCATGATCGCAAAACATGTGCTGCGCAATGCCGCCGTGCCGCTGCTCAACCTGTTCGGCGCCCAGATGATCGGCATGCTGCTCGGCGGGCTGTTCGTGGTGGAATACATCTTCAGCTATCCCGGGCTCGGCATGCTGACGATCAATGCCGTCTTCCAGCGCGACTTCCCGATTATCCAGGCCGTCGCGATCCTGGCCAGCGGCGCGCTCGTCGCCATCAACATGCTCGTCGACTTCGCCTCGACGACCATCGACCGCCGCTTGAAGTTCTGAGGCCGGCAGATGAACAGCACCACCGCACAGGCCACCTTGCCAAAAAGCCGACCAAGGAGCCGGGGCGTCACCGCCCGCATCCTGCACCGCGCCTGGAGCTATACCGAGATGCGCGTTGCCGCATCGGTGTTCCTGGCACTCGCGCTGCTCACCCTGCTGGGGCCCTTCATCATCGATGCCTCGGCCACCAAGATGAACGTGACCGACAAGTTCCTGCCGCCGATCTTCATGGAAGGCGGCAAGCTGCCGCATTTCCTCGGTACCGACCAGCTCGGGCGTGACCTGTTGCTGCGCTCCCTGATCGGGCTGCGCAACGCCTTTGCCATTGGTGTTGTCAGTGTCGTCGGCATATTCATCATCGGCTGTGCCATCGGCATCTATGCCGGCTATCGCGGCGGCTGGGTCGACGTGATCCTGATGCGCTTGACCGACGTGCAGATGTCGATCCCGGTGGTCATCCTTGCCATCACCATCCTCGGCATGTCGCGGCCGTCGCCGGCATCGGTGATCGCGGTGCTGATCCTGGCCAGCTGGCCGGTCTATGCCCGCGTGTCGCGTGGCGTGACGCTGTCAGAACGCCAGAAGGAATATGTGCGCGCCGCCAAGATCCTCGGTGCCAGCGACCTGCGCATCATGGTTCGCCACATCGCCCCGAACATCCTGCCGCCGATCGCCTTCGTCGCGGTGCTCGACGTGGCGCGCATGATGATCTTCGAAGCGATTTTCGGTTTCATCGGCATCGGCATCCAGCCACCGACCCCGACCTTCGGCACCATCATCTCCTCGGGCACGCAATATCTGCTCAATGCCTGGTGGATCACCATCGTGCCCGGCGTACTGCTCGCGCTGGCGCTCAGCAGCCTGAACCTGATGGGCGGCGTGCTGGAGCGGGCCCGCAACCAGATCCTGCAGGGAGGCGCGTGATGGGCAAGATCATAACGCTCCCTGCCGCGACTGCCGGCGAGCCGCTGATGGCCGTGCGTGGCCTTTCGGTGGCCATCGGCAACGCCACCGGCGAACGGCAACTGCTTTCCGACATCGACCTGACGGTGAATGCACGCTCGGTGCTGGGCATCATCGGCGAAAGCGGCTCCGGCAAGACCATCCTGTCGCGCGCACTGGTCAACTGGTTGCGACAGCCGCTCAGGGTCACCGGCGGCAGCGTGCATTATGGCGGGCGCGATCTCCTCACGCTGCCGGAAGCCGAGATGGCGCGGCTGCGCGGACGCGAGATCGCCTATATCGGCGCCAATCCGACCAGCGCGCTCGATCCCACCGTACCGGTCGGCCACCAGATCCTGGAAAAGCTGCGCACCGTCTCGCCGCAACTTTCACGCGAGGCGGCACGCAAGCGTGTGATCGACACGCTCGATGCCGTGCGCATTCCCTCACCGGCCCAGCGCTTCGACGAGTACCCCTTCCAGTTCAGCGGCGGCATGATGCAGCGTGCCCTGATCGTCGACGCACTGGTCTCCAACCCCAAGCTGCTCATCGCCGACAACATCACCCAGCCACTCGACGTCACGGTGGCGGCGCAGATCCTGCGCCTGCTGCGCGACCTGCAGAAGGATTTCGACACGGCAGTGGTGTTCATTTCCTCGTCGCTCGGCATCGTGTCCGAGATCGCCGACGACCTGATCGTGCTCGACCGCGGGCGCATCGTCGAGCACAGCCCGGTTGCCGACCTGCTGCAGAAGCCACAGCACGCCTATTCACGCGAGCTGATCGCCAAAGTGCCGAAACTCTGGTCGATCGGCGGGACAATCCCCAAGCCATCATCGGCCGATGTCGTGCTCGATGTGCGCGATGTCGAGAAGACCTATGAAGTCCGTGACCGCAAGGCGATCTTCGCCCATCGCAAGGTCAAGGCCGTGCGCGGCGTCTCCTTCACCGTCCGGCGCGGCGAGAATTTCGGCATCATCGGGGAATCGGGCTGCGGCAAGTCCACGCTGTCGCGGCTTTTGAGCTGCCTCGAGGCACCAAACAGCGGACAGATCCTGTTCGAAGGCCAGGATATCGCCACGCTGCGGGGACAGGACCTTCTCGCACTGCGAAGGCGGTTCCAGCTGCTGCTCCAGGACCCTTACAACGCCATCGCCGCCCATTGTTCGATCGGCCGCACCATCGCCGAACCGCTGCTGATCCATGGGCTCGGAAGCCGGAGCGAGATCGAGGCCAAGGTCAAGGCGGTGATGACCGAGGTCGGGCTCTCGGAAACGCTCTACGATCAGCTCCCGGTCGGCCTCAGCGCCGGCCAGCGCCAGAGGGTCAACATCGCCCGCGCGCTGGTGCTGGAACCTGAGCTGCTGATCCTCGACGAGACGCTGTCGGCGCTCGACCAGGTCGAACAGGCGAAACTGCTCGACCTGTTCGAAACGCTGCAGACCAGACGTGGCATCACCTATGTCTACATCTCGCACGACCTCGCCATGGTGCGGCGCGTCTGCGCGCGCATCGCGGTGATGTATCTCGGTCGCATCGTCGAACTGGCCGACAACGAGACCATGTTCGAGCGTTCGGCGCACCCCTACACGCGGGCGCTGCTCAGCGCCGTGCCGACGGTCGAGCACAAGCCGTACAGGATGCAGACCTACCTGCTGGAGGGTGAGCCACCGGATCCGATCGATATCCCGCCAGGCTGCAGCTTCCGCACCCGCTGTCCGTTCGCCTTCGACCGTTGCGCCGTGGACGATCCGGTTCGCGGGGCCGACGTCGGCGTGAATACCAGCGCCTGCCATCTGCGCGCCGACAGCCTGCCACCGGCAGAGGCCGCAGGCGCGTCGAACGGAGCACCCGCGTGACCCTCAATGAAAACCAGAATGGAGGTCGGCGCATGGGTTCGGCCGAAGCTTTCTTCCGCGACCGCCAGCCGGTCTATGCCGGCTGGCGCCAGCATCTGCATCAGTTCCCTGAAGTGGCCTTCCAGGAGCACAAGACCGCCGCCTATGTCGCGGAACGCCTGAGCGAAATGGGGCTTGCGGTGGAGACGGGCCTTGCTGGAACCGGACTTGTCGCGACGCTCGAAGGCGATGAGCCCGGACCGCTGCTCGGCTTGCGCGCGGACATGGATGCGCTGCCGATCCTCGAAGAGAGCAAGCTCACCTATCGCTCGCGGCACCAGGGCGTGAGCCATGCCTGCGGCCATGACGGCCACATGACCATGCTGCTTGCAGCCGCCGACTATCTTTCCCGCCACCGCCTCGCCGGCAGCGTGCGCTTCATTTTCCAGCCCGCCGAAGAAGCCGAAGGCGGGGGCCGCAAAATGGTCGAGGAAGGCCTGTTCGAGCGTTTTCCTGTCGATGCCGTCTTCGGATTGCACAACTGGCCGGGCCTGCCGCTCGGCACCGTCGCGGTAAAGCCCGGGCCGATGATGGCGGCGATGGATCTTTTCACCGTCACCATCAAGGCTTCCGGCGTGCATGCGGCATTGCCGCATCTCGGCACCGACGCCATCGTCGCAGCCGGCGCGCTGATCAGCAGCCTGCAGTCCATCACCAGTCGCGCCGTGGATGCCATGCAGCCGGTGGTGGTGTCGCTGACACAGATCCATGGCGGCAATTCGCTCAACGCCTTGCCAGGAGAAGTCGTGCTGCACGGCACCGTGCGGGCGTTCTCCGAACAGGCACGGGCAACGGTGCAGCAGCGGCTGGAGCAGATCGTCAACGGCATTGCCATCGCACATGATGTGAAGGCAGCACTCGCCTTCACACCGAAATATCCCGCTACCATCAATGATCCGGGTGTCGCGGCTGCGGCCGCGGTCATCGCCGCCGAGACCTGGGGCGAGCAATCGGTGATCACCGAGTTCGAGCCCAGCATGGCGTCGGAGGATTTCGCCTTCATGCTCGACGCCAAGGTTGGTTGTTATGCCTGGATCGGCAAC
This genomic window contains:
- a CDS encoding ABC transporter ATP-binding protein, giving the protein MGKIITLPAATAGEPLMAVRGLSVAIGNATGERQLLSDIDLTVNARSVLGIIGESGSGKTILSRALVNWLRQPLRVTGGSVHYGGRDLLTLPEAEMARLRGREIAYIGANPTSALDPTVPVGHQILEKLRTVSPQLSREAARKRVIDTLDAVRIPSPAQRFDEYPFQFSGGMMQRALIVDALVSNPKLLIADNITQPLDVTVAAQILRLLRDLQKDFDTAVVFISSSLGIVSEIADDLIVLDRGRIVEHSPVADLLQKPQHAYSRELIAKVPKLWSIGGTIPKPSSADVVLDVRDVEKTYEVRDRKAIFAHRKVKAVRGVSFTVRRGENFGIIGESGCGKSTLSRLLSCLEAPNSGQILFEGQDIATLRGQDLLALRRRFQLLLQDPYNAIAAHCSIGRTIAEPLLIHGLGSRSEIEAKVKAVMTEVGLSETLYDQLPVGLSAGQRQRVNIARALVLEPELLILDETLSALDQVEQAKLLDLFETLQTRRGITYVYISHDLAMVRRVCARIAVMYLGRIVELADNETMFERSAHPYTRALLSAVPTVEHKPYRMQTYLLEGEPPDPIDIPPGCSFRTRCPFAFDRCAVDDPVRGADVGVNTSACHLRADSLPPAEAAGASNGAPA
- a CDS encoding ABC transporter substrate-binding protein, which translates into the protein MKTTRRMFLAGATALGAGSLIVGPTGKMGRAFAQDGKTLSFAAAGTVTSSWDPSSHTVAPQITAEGFLFGHLTKCPMTPENPGEILPDLAVEWKVIDPFTLEYKLRQGVTFHDGKEFKAEDVKATYEYASQPSRPASAWYPGQVEVEIVDDYTVRLKTEKFGYPALNFWYVSAFLPILSAKDIANPDMLKQRPNGTGPFRYEATKGDQIIFKAFDKFHDGKPQIETVLWNYVPDANTRVLGLLNGQYHLTERLEPEQFASLSKEASITTQRGLSSENKYLHFRCNKPPFDDVRVRLAAVHAIDREQVLAVVGDAGQASNCHISPVKFGYTDVATYPKFDPELSQKLLAEAGFPKGQGLPEIEYITSVGFYPKTREYGELITAMLQEQGFPVKLTTLEPAAWEEQLYRRADGQGPGHIVDVGWITGSPEPDLVLRPNYLSKFALINGVSDPEIDAALDKERNAASTDERLKILQTETLPLIAAKVPSISLFSSVFLRAMSKNLQGVYFYPNGPIDLSKATLA
- a CDS encoding ABC transporter permease; this encodes MAFAIEFFLRRIGQGLVIVLLVAFVIFTLLRIVPGDPIRIILGPMTPASVLEETARNLGLRDPILVQFGRFVTQVASGDLGRSFIRGVQGGSTGGSQDSAGFDPESRASVAELIGTALPYSLQLAALGIAFTLLVSVPIGLAAGLRSGRWPDRLGLYVSSFLVSLPNIWVGVVLIFLLSAKTGLLPAIGYKGFAYTIIPAMVLAIELSPVLIRAISVSVAANLGETYFDVGLVRGLSRRAMIAKHVLRNAAVPLLNLFGAQMIGMLLGGLFVVEYIFSYPGLGMLTINAVFQRDFPIIQAVAILASGALVAINMLVDFASTTIDRRLKF
- a CDS encoding M20 aminoacylase family protein, translating into MGSAEAFFRDRQPVYAGWRQHLHQFPEVAFQEHKTAAYVAERLSEMGLAVETGLAGTGLVATLEGDEPGPLLGLRADMDALPILEESKLTYRSRHQGVSHACGHDGHMTMLLAAADYLSRHRLAGSVRFIFQPAEEAEGGGRKMVEEGLFERFPVDAVFGLHNWPGLPLGTVAVKPGPMMAAMDLFTVTIKASGVHAALPHLGTDAIVAAGALISSLQSITSRAVDAMQPVVVSLTQIHGGNSLNALPGEVVLHGTVRAFSEQARATVQQRLEQIVNGIAIAHDVKAALAFTPKYPATINDPGVAAAAAVIAAETWGEQSVITEFEPSMASEDFAFMLDAKVGCYAWIGNGNRTPLHNPGFDFNDALIPYGALYWTALVNSWPKTTIGTAAQA
- a CDS encoding ABC transporter permease is translated as MNSTTAQATLPKSRPRSRGVTARILHRAWSYTEMRVAASVFLALALLTLLGPFIIDASATKMNVTDKFLPPIFMEGGKLPHFLGTDQLGRDLLLRSLIGLRNAFAIGVVSVVGIFIIGCAIGIYAGYRGGWVDVILMRLTDVQMSIPVVILAITILGMSRPSPASVIAVLILASWPVYARVSRGVTLSERQKEYVRAAKILGASDLRIMVRHIAPNILPPIAFVAVLDVARMMIFEAIFGFIGIGIQPPTPTFGTIISSGTQYLLNAWWITIVPGVLLALALSSLNLMGGVLERARNQILQGGA